A segment of the Camelus bactrianus isolate YW-2024 breed Bactrian camel chromosome 22, ASM4877302v1, whole genome shotgun sequence genome:
ATAGAAACAAAAGAGTACATGTaatgaatgattccatttatataaagttcaagagTATTGTATATGTAAAACTGATACAAAGTTTGAAGGTGGGAGTACTCACTTAAAAGGGACATGGCAGAGCTTTTCTGGAGTGCCAGAAGTATTCCATATCTTGAGCTGGGTGGAAATTATGTATGTACAACTCACTGAGTTGTACACTAAAGATATGGGCactctgagttaaaatttacaacaacaacaaatgtgGGGGGACCTATCTATTAAAAGGAGCAGCAGTCTAAAACactgaaaagcagaaagaaactggaagaaaaaaattaatttaaatattggTAAATCTCAATGGAAACAATAAGTTAATTATATAATAAAGAAACATATTCAAGTTAAAAGTATTAAGATATTCAAACCAAAATTTGGCTGCCTTTCTTAAAAGTGTTTACACATACCTTAAATTTCTCCAGATTTCTAATTTCACCTAAAAGATGTTTAATTTCACCATTCTTCTGCTCCAACATGGCAAGCAACCGTTCCTGTTGTTCAAATTCAGTTTGAGACCCTTTCATTTGTAGTAGTGTGGCAATTtgtaactagaaaaaaaaaaatccctcccccATAAAATTGAGTGGGGGAGAGGAAGATTCTGATAACTATATTTTTGATACAATTCATATTTCGTACTATATTACTTTGACCTCATTTTAGAAGCTAATTAGCTATTTCCAGTCTAATAATCTaataatttgaaaacatttctATCAATATATCTAGTTATAGACATAACTTTTTAGTACTTATTTTGACTAACTATGAGTGGTATCTGAAGTCCATAGCAATTACTTGTACTCCTGTGAAACATAACTGAACCGCGCGGCTGTGGTCTGGAAGCACATCACTTTTGTGGTAAACAAACCACTAAATGAAATGGTCTGGCCGAATGCTGTACTCGACTCATCATGTGCACTCTCCTTAGGGGTCTGAGGGGGTTTCTCAAAAGGTAATGAACTCCAGTAGTACTAAGTGGGCGAAATTATTAAGCTACTCACATTCACAAATATGAGATTCACAAAGGACAAGGATGGaaagcaaaagttaaaaaagGCAATCTAAGGATACTGAGGCAAACATCAATGtaagtataaatttattttttaagaatagcAAACAACTTACCTAATTATAACTCCACCTAAACTTGGAGTTGCACAGCAATCAGCAGGAAATTAACTAAAATCTAAACCTTAGCATTCCTTTCTGCCCTTGGAAATTTCTGGAGTTCTGAAAACTGTCAATTAGCTTAAACACATTTTTGAGTAAAGCAAGCAATGACAGGAGGTTGCAGGTATGGTtacaaggaagagagaaaggtgaTTTTTAACACTTTGAAGATCCACTTTTTGTTCTTGCTTCAAACTGGAGGCCAGACACATTCAGCCTAAGATTCAGAACACTACTTGCGTCTTAACGACAGTCTGGGATATCATGGGAACGTTGAGAGATTAGTAACAGTAGCCCaacaaatacaaaaagaaaacgaAGAGCAAATGTGAGAACATTTACGAAGAAATCACTCCCAGACAGGGGAGAGCCTCAGTAAACCAGATAGCAGAGTCTAAATCCTTAGAAGTAAAAGCTACAGCTACTGTTGAGTACGCTGGCATTTCCTTATTTGGCAGGCACCGTGTAAACACTTCACTACTCTAAGAGGTAGGTTCTATTGTCTCTGTTTCCCAGCTGAGGTGACTGATGCTCTGAAAAGTAAAAAtacttgtcccaggtcacacagctaaaaagtCACAGAACTAGGGTTCAATCCCAAGTTCATCTAATGCCAAAGTTTAATCATTGACCCCTTCCTATTTCCTTGGGAAATCTCATCATCCTGAATAAGAGGCAGGAAGCCTTCCAGGCTTCTAGTTACCACCATAGGAGAGTTAGGCATAACAGATCTGGCATCAGGATTCTATGGGCTGGTACAATACTTAAATCCTTCTAACTTGCAGATGCTTTCCTGTTACCAGCTGTTTGACTAAAATGATGCCCAACaaacctttaaaattaaaagggCTTATATGCTTGACTAGAGGAACTGCAAGGAAAGGAAATCCAAATTTCACTCTATAAATGAGCCTCTGTGGGAGAACTGAAGAATGGTGAGACAGCTAGTTTTAGTTGAAGTGGAAACCTTAGGGATAGTCTTAGAAAGAAACCAGGCCAACAGCAGGAAACCAAAACTTTAAATTCTTGTTTCTTCCCACTCCACAGAGAAAGATTTGTACCTCTCTGGCAAGGCTAGTAACAATTGAAACCTCAATCAATCAATGGATGCTAAGTACACTATTACTAAATTTATAcaggattaattttttaaataaaatacaaagggATCTtttactcaatttaaaaatatatttttctaaaatcacAGAGTTctagaaataattatttaagtATATTCCTTGAAGGAAAAGATGCTTTCTTTGATATGGAATGCTGATACAAAATAGGTTTAATAAATCTTTGATCATAGTAATTCTATACCTTCATTCTTTGCATCTGCTCCCtattaaatgcattttgcttCTTTAGTGACTGGTACTTGACTTTCATGCTGATAAGCTGACGTTCCATTGCTGCCCTTCGATCCTCCacctagaaaatattaaatgtttaattatgCTTTTATTAAGCGAAATGCCAATTTAATCAATGGAATATTTGTAAGTACCTCTGCAAACAAGGAGTTGCCTTTACTGTTAGGGTCCAAGGCTTGCTGAAGTGCCTGGTCTAACTGCACCTGAAGATCCTGATTTGCTACACGAGCTTTCTAAATTCATAAGAACACAATTTAGCTAACACAAGTTAGATTAGCAACAAAATTACTTATTATAAACTAGAAAATATGATCTTACTGTAATCATAATACCTCTAAGGCATTATAGTAAGAAACTGCTTCTTTCTCTcgctcctctttttcttctttaagccGGTCTACCTGGCGCATCAGATTAGTACTGAGAAGCTCTAGTTGTTCTTGTCTGTACTGTAGCTCATTCACTTCTTCTTGGAGGGTGGTCTATTCaacaggaaatgaaaaagaaaaaactctctTGATTAATCCTTCATTTAGCAGTTGCTCAGTTTATCCATCAGCAGTGGTTATCACCCCAAACTAAACCTAAAGAACTAGTAAAAGGTTAGAtgatacataataaaataataaaaattactaaattttCCAGCAGGGAATCAAATAAAAGGCTCTAGACACTGTCTTTCTTTTCTATGAATTTAAGTCTTTAGTTTTTAATTAACTTCAGCCTACACTGATAAAAACTACATTTATATATCAACTTCCATGGGGCCAACTTTTTATATTGGGCTTTTGTGATCCAACTAGGATCAGAATAAATGTCTCTAAATTCTTCCAGAGGTTTTATTAATCTAAAAGTAAAGTCTGCCTTACCTAATCATGTAATCTAAAGCTTTATTATATATGAAGTAATCCACCTAAAAACTCtgtaaaacattttctaattagaTCAAACTTAggctaaaaaatatttcagacttAAAACTAGCGCATAAGGattattacaaaaatatgtaaaaaaaaaaatacaagggaaaaaaaaggaaacctgaGAACACACATGCCACAAAAATTACCTTCATGCTTTCCACTTCAGTCAGCTCAATCTGAAGAGCAAGCATCTCTGAAGACATGCTTTCGTGTACACGTTCAGACATTATTCGCATTTCCTCCGATTTACAAGAGAGGAGTTCCTTTTGATGATCCACTTTGTGCTTCAGCTGCTTTTCACTAAGCCTAGCTTCATCTAATTcagctttcagtttttctaactagagttaaaaaaaaaaaatcacaatctcATAAATCAAAAGGTAATGAAGGTCATCAGAACACAGATACAGTACAAATTGTTCTGGTACCTGCAGGATAACTATTTTGGAAGACAATCAAGCTGAACAAAATTACTTAACTACTTTTCCTAAAATGTCATAGTTTCAAATCTTGGAAAACTAAGAATTGCATTATTAGGAAAAAACATAACCAGCTCAAACATAATTTCACTGATAACATTACTTAAAATGAGAGAACATTTAAAAAGAGAGTCAATTTGATGAGAAACTAATGAACAGTACAGGCGGTACAGGTatgcaaaaatcttaaaaacaatgcTACATGGAACAGTAAAAATTGAAAAACGAACTTCTGAGACAACAGAAAAAAGTCAGGCAAGTTTTGGTAGAGAAGGGTCTGCAAAGTATGGACTCTTTACAAAGGGAAGCCATGATAAAAGTTCGGGATTCATTACAAGTAACCTGACGGTGCTGGTTTGATGAGGGTGTTCAGTGAGACAATCACTGAACAAgcgtttgttttgtatttgtgcttGAAATGGAGCCAGTAAAATGTGTCACTGGACTAAGTACTGTGACACACGCTTTCAAATCAGAAAGCCTCAGTTCAAATCCTGAAATTTCTACTCTAGTCCAACTTTACTCAATCTGTTTGaacattgtttccttcatctGTTTATGGAGATACGAATGGCGCCCCCCTGATGGAGTTGTGTAAGAACGGGATCATAGGTAGTGGCTTATCTTCAATAAACAAACTATAAAGTATCAATTCTAATGTACGTTAATGTACAAGAAACTGTTGGTTTCTTTTATGGAATTCCAAAGTGTACCACTAGTTGCAGTGAAGGCTAGGGAACTAGTCTTCCTGAAAAGGGACTGACATACTAAGCACTATAAGGAAGTCATGCTAGTCACCAAACTAAAACTCCTCAACAAATATTCAAGTACTAAAATTAAATAGTTCTACTTAATTAGCAGAATGTTATTTACACAAGTCTCCTAGGTaaattcttgtttctcagtgttccCACTCCCAGCATTAAGATGATGAAGCCTTTGATCCCAGCTATTTTGCGAAGACAGTACTAAGAAAATCTTACTTTACCTAAAGTTCACAAATGGTTGCACAAGCATGAAATATTTCTGCTCTAAAATACACAGCTAGACAAACCTTATTTTTCAGTTCATTCACTTCCTGTCCATGGCTTCTGCTCAGCTGTTCTTCTAATTTCTCCAGctgcattttttgttgttgtttgataGCTTCACATTCAGAGCTCAGACTTTCTAACATCCGACTCTTGAGCTCAACTTCTCTCTGAAGAGTATATTTTTCTTGTTCATAATTCTAAAAAGATTCAattataattacataaaaataatttagtcaCCACACACAGTTTTCACCTTCAACTGAATTATTCCTGTTTCGCACATTTGCTGCTTTCTCATAACCACGTTAAATCTAGAATAACTGCATCCAGTTAATATCCATCTTAGAAATATGCAATTAatatgaatcttaaaaaaacctTGAGGTGTATTTTGAGAGTACATTAAAGTTCAGGCTAGGGATATGGTAATTGCTCCTATGCCCTGCCAAGGAAGTAAAAAGTGCTCTATGGCTGTCAACGTGTCAAGTAATCTCTACCgggggaaaaaaattatctgCTACATTTACATTTTGAGATTAAAGTTTATATAtgttactgagcatttactaaataaatctgatttattcattctttcaataaatGTGCACTAGATATCAGAGATACAGCAATGAATTAAGACAGACAAAATTCTTCTCTCATGTCAGGTCTCTCCACGACAGTGGGGAATGAAAAACTCAGATGGAGCCAACAGCTCCTGTAAAGCCCACGAGGCAGGATGCATATAGCTAAGAACAAGGGAAAGTAGCTTTGAGATGAGACCAAACATTGACAGAGGTCAGATCATATGGGGATCAACAAGCCCAGGTAAGGAGCTCAGATTTTGTTGTAAATATAATTGGAAGTTGCTTTATGCTCTCTGCAGGCTGTGACATCATCTTTTGTATATTCTTCAATGACCACATGGCTGATGTGTGAAGAATGAACAGTATGAATGGCAGTGCAGGAAGCAGGCAACCTAGTCAGAAAGCTACAGCAGTGTAGTAGTCTAAGGGAGAGATGACAGTGGTCTGAACTAGAGTGGTGACAGCACAGATGCATGTTTTGTAGGTTAAGTTCTTAGAGCTTAATGGATTAAAGGTGAGAAATAAGGGACAGAAAGATATTGAGAAAAGCTCCTAGATTTTTGGCTCAAGTAACTAGATGAATGTTACTACTTTTACTAAGGAAAAGAATTTTGCAAGAGCATGTTTGGTTACTGGACAGATAATCAGCTATTCTGTCTGTttatgttaagtttgagatgtccATTAGTGGGCAACTGAATACACAAGTCTAGACTTTAGGGGAGAACTAAGGACTTGGCATAGGGTCATGGGGCATCTTAGATGTTATTGAAAGCTACAAAACAAGTTAGGTCATCAGATGAGAGTGCAGACAAAACAAAATCTTAAGTCCAAGATGTGGTAAAGAAAGTGATCATAACTTAATTTTTCAAACTCAGAACACATCAAGTCAGAAAGAATATTAGAAATTCATTTAGTTCATTTCCCTTTGATAGGGATGGGGTGGGAACTAAGCCTGAaatcttcagaaaagaaaaataatattaatcacTGCTAGACAACACAAATTCTCAATGGCTAAGCACATGCTTATAAACAGAGAAGTCTACAGACCCCTACCTCAGTCACGGTCATCATTTCATTACGGCATTTATCCAATTGATCCTGCAGTTCACTTTGGCTCTCCACTAGTTGTAAACCATACTGTGCAGCTTTTAGTCGCTCTTCTTCAACCTCTTTGAGCTTGCATCGAAGATCTGCTATTATATCTGCCTCCATGATTTTTTCCTATCTACTGTAAATAGAGCAAATCAAAGTACTTAAGCTTAAACAAAAAACTCCATATCAATAAAAgatgtgtgtgaatatatgtgttatatatatatatatacacacacacacacacatatacatatatatatatgtataaaaccaCTGCCATATAAAAACATAGTATTAAAGATTTTCTTCCCTACTTTTAAACAGTCAAATTTGCATTCTTGTTCTAAGAGCAAGGTCTGACTATTTTGTTACCTGATTTGAGACCAACTCAAACAGAGCAGAaaagaatgaatacatttaattttGCTTCTAAGTAATGCAGTATCAGGAAACTGTTCAGTTTTGTGTACTAAGCTTCCTTAAATGCTAAGGTAGGGTGGGTGGGTCTCATATCACTATATAGGTAACCAAGTTAAGAGAACTGCAGAAATCAAGAAACTTTATAGTAGCATAACTGCAACTTGAAACA
Coding sequences within it:
- the SPDL1 gene encoding protein Spindly isoform X1; the encoded protein is MEADIIADLRCKLKEVEEERLKAAQYGLQLVESQSELQDQLDKCRNEMMTVTENYEQEKYTLQREVELKSRMLESLSSECEAIKQQQKMQLEKLEEQLSRSHGQEVNELKNKLEKLKAELDEARLSEKQLKHKVDHQKELLSCKSEEMRIMSERVHESMSSEMLALQIELTEVESMKTTLQEEVNELQYRQEQLELLSTNLMRQVDRLKEEKEEREKEAVSYYNALEKARVANQDLQVQLDQALQQALDPNSKGNSLFAEVEDRRAAMERQLISMKVKYQSLKKQNAFNREQMQRMKLQIATLLQMKGSQTEFEQQERLLAMLEQKNGEIKHLLGEIRNLEKFKSLYESMESKPSANSGALEDDTYYTDLLQIKLDNLNKENESTKGELSIQRMKALFESQRALDIERKLFANERCLQLSQSENMKLRAKLDELKLKYEPEEKIEVPVLKKRREVLPVDTATPTDVCANSAAGEVYRLPPQKEEAHSCPSNLEDNNLQLEKTVSVNTAGVILSPHKNLPVDIQPRKEKKCVKLIEVPADLEILSERSGNTPNSPRSVSSFLPGNEQTSPSLLYRCMNCAICFCIYFLSIACSIIPQFHLPTFRFSKTLRKTKMIARGKDA
- the SPDL1 gene encoding protein Spindly isoform X2, with the translated sequence MEADIIADLRCKLKEVEEERLKAAQYGLQLVESQSELQDQLDKCRNEMMTVTENYEQEKYTLQREVELKSRMLESLSSECEAIKQQQKMQLEKLEEQLSRSHGQEVNELKNKLEKLKAELDEARLSEKQLKHKVDHQKELLSCKSEEMRIMSERVHESMSSEMLALQIELTEVESMKTTLQEEVNELQYRQEQLELLSTNLMRQVDRLKEEKEEREKEAVSYYNALEKARVANQDLQVQLDQALQQALDPNSKGNSLFAEVEDRRAAMERQLISMKVKYQSLKKQNAFNREQMQRMKLQIATLLQMKGSQTEFEQQERLLAMLEQKNGEIKHLLGEIRNLEKFKSLYESMESKPSANSGALEDDTYYTDLLQIKLDNLNKENESTKGELSIQRMKALFESQRALDIERKLFANERCLQLSQSENMKLRAKLDELKLKYEPEEKIEVPVLKKRREVLPVDTATPTDVCANSAAGEVYRLPPQKEEAHSCPSNLEDNNLQLEKTVSVNTAGVILSPHKNLPVDIQPRKEKKCVKLIEVPADLEILSERSGNTPNSPRLAAESRLQTEVKEGSDTTSKLEKETCKKSHPILYVSSKSTPETQCPQQ